TCACCTACGCCGAGTGGCGCTCGGAGCGGAAGGCGAAAGAGCAGACCTGGGACGAACGCGAAGATGTCCGGACGGCGATCGACGCCGGGATCGCCGCCACGATGCGAGAGCCACCCGACGAGCAGCTGCTCGAAAGAGCCGTCGAGAGACTGGCAGAACTGCTGGTCGGGTCGGACGGACGGTTGATCGACTACTACTCTCGCGAGATCACCCACAACGACCAGTACCCGCTTGCCGCACTCCGGGCGGTCGCGACGGGGCAGCCACGGGTTCGAGACTACGAGTTGGCGCTGGACGCGCTGATCGCGATCGCCGACCACGAAGGCATCACCGAGGATGTCTCGAACCACGCGGAAGCCCGCGGGTTCGAGCTACCGATGGGGCGTGTCTGGTCGTCCTACGAGATGGAGTACGGCGACGAGATTCGCATCGTCTCGCGAAACTCCGGGTGGCCGAAGACGCTGTTTTGTGGCGATACCGGCCAGGGGAAAAGCGCGACGCTGGACGGAGCAGTCGCCGATCGCTACGCCAGCGGGATGAAGATCGTCGACCTCGTCGACACCGACGAGTTCGAGTCCGGCGTCTACGACATCCCGCAACGACAGCCAGCGCTCCGTGATGCGCGACGCGACCTCGAGCTGCCGGCCGGCGCCGATGTGATGGACGACTTCGACGCGCCGGACCTCGAGATCCTCGTGCCGCTGACACCCGAGACCGCCTCGATGGACGTTCCCGTTCCGGAAGGTGCAGATGTCGACGACTCGGTCGTACGGCCGTTCACGATCCCCGCATCGGATCTCGACGAGACGACGCTCGTGTCGTTCCTGACAGCGCTGGTGTCGAAGCAGCAGGAAGCCTCGATCCGGACGGCCTACAACGCGGTCGCCGAGGGTGACTGGACGCTGCAGGATCTCGCCGAGCAGATCGCGAAACGCGATGACCTGCAGGACTCCTACCAGCGACGCGTCCTCCGCTTGCTCGAGGATCTCCAGTCGAAGGGATTCATCCGCGATCAGGACTGCGAGTACGCCATCGACTGGGACGACATCTTCTACGACACCGACACCGTCACGGCGTTCTCCGTGGCACCGCTCGAGGAGATCGACCAGCTGATGGTGCTGTCGTACCTCGTCCGGGCGCTGTACGACGAGCGAACGTCGCGGACTGAGTTGCCGGCGTGTGCCGGCGTCGCCCGTGAGCTGCACGAGATCGTCCCACACCGCGAGGAGGCCGCCGCCGACGCTCGTGCCGAGGCACTCCAGGGGGCGATCGCGTCGAACCTGTCGTACATCCTCCGGAAGAACCGTCACGAACGCCTGGAGATCCTCGCCGACACCCAGGACGTGATGGATCTCAAGAAGGGCGTCCGGCTGCGGTTCTCCCGGTTCGTCGCCTTCCAGATGCCCGATCGGAGCCTGAAGAGCTGTTTCGAATACGCTGGGGCGAGCGGCTTCGACTCGTGTCGCAACTCGATCGGGCCCGAGGCCGGCGTCGGCGCCGTGATCGGGATGAGCGAGGCAGCCATCGAGTACGAACGCGACTTCATCTCGCCGGTCCAGTTCGCTCCGGCGCCGTTCCACCACTTCGACGTCGACGAACACGACTCCGGGTTCGACGCCCGGTGTGACTATCTCGACGAGGATCTGGTGCCTGTGCCGTGGCTCGGCAGCGTTCCCGACCGACTGTGCTTCGGCGTCGGGGATGTCGCTGGCGAGGAGATCGCAGAAGGATCGCCGTACCAGGAGTTCGCCGAGGAGTGCCTCGAGCGAGGCCCAGGGAAGACGGTGGTCAAGCGCGATGTCATCGACGCGTACAACAACTTTGCCGAGGAGCGAGGCTACGACACCGTTGGTGTGCGCTGGTTCCTCCGAAAGTTCCGCAAGCAGACCACCGACGAGTGGGAACTCGAGTCGTACTCTGAGCGGAAGTACGACGGCGTCGAGTTGACGCAGGCTGGCCAGCAGTACCTTCCGAGCGGTGGCGCAGACACAGAGATGGCGTCGGGAGACTAATCAGAGGGCTAGCAGAGACCGTAGAACAAAACCCGCAGACTCGGGCACGAACCGGGACGGCAGAACAACTCAACACCCGGTATATCTCTTCGTACTCTCGTACGTTTCGGGCGCGTATTGGACCGGGAGCGATCCCGGCGCCGATCGAACGAGGTTAATTCCTTATGTACGCTAAAATCAAGGAGTCACTCGGACGGATCAAACCGAACAGTCGCCTCCCCGACGACGAGGAGGCGCGAACGCCAGACGAGGAGATCGACCTCGAAGAGTGGAGCTCGACCACGTCGATCGGCCTCGGCGAGCGGCTCAAACGAAGCGCGCGCACGTTCGCGACACTTGGCCTGCTCGGCGTAGCCATCATCGGGATCCTGTGGGCATGGGGCAGCCAACTCGCGATCGGACTGTTCTCGAACGTGGTCGTACAGGCCGGCACCGTACTCTTGGGAACGTTTGCGACCGGACTGCTCGTGGGAATCCAGCATCAACGCGGCGTGATCACCCGCTCCGACTGGCTGATCCTCTCGACCAGCGAGGGCGTGACGCCGTTCCTCGGGGAGTTCCACACCAGCGAGGACGGGACGAACGTGTTTGTCCCCTATCGGGGGTTCGACTTCCTCGGCGATCGGGCGCGGCCGCTGTACCTGCGCGAGTTGGGCGAGGACGTGGCGCGCTCGCACGCGAAGAAGGGTCGTAACCCGGAGGATCCCGTCCGGATCCGCGTCGACGACGGGATGGTGCAGGTGCGAGACACCGCCTACGGGACGGTCGTGTCGGTGATCTCCGGCGGCCTCGAAGTCGATGCGTTCGGTCGCTACTCGGACGTGTTTTGCACCCCGCCCGAGCAGGTGACCGCCGAGAACTACCGCCAGCTGAAGGACCAACTCGAGATGTACCTCCAGCGCGATCTCCCGAAGCTCAAACGCGAAAACGAGATGCTCGAACAGCAAGTCGAGAACCTCCGCGACCGGCTGCGACAGAGTACCGACGAAGAGATCAACCAGTTCATCGATCGCCTCGCCCGTGTGCAGGAGGTCTCGAACCCGCACTCGAACGGCCAGAGCGGGCAGGAGCAGACGAACGGCAAGGGCACGGCGACGATCAAGGAACTCGAGGATCGCCTGGAGGCGTTCGAATGAAGCGACTCGTCCTCACTGCGCTGGTTGTGCTGGTCCTCGTCGGGATCCCGGCGGCCGCCGCGGTCGACGACGTCCAATCGGCAGAGTTGGAGATCGATCAGCCGCACTACATCGACGATCGTATCGTCACCGACGACAGCGGGACCGTCACGCTGTACGAGGCCAGCGGCCCAGAGTTGCTGCTCACGCTCGAGAACGTGAACGGCAGCGTCGTCGACTACGGCGTCGAGGAGGATGGCGGCGCCCTGAAGCGTCATCCCGACCTCGACGCGTGGGTCTTCGAGGCAGAGGCCGACGCGACCTACTCGCTGTGGTGGGCGGTCGAAGAGACGCAGGTGATCGAGGAGGATAACGAGACCACGACCGAGACCGTCGAGACGCGCTACGAGGCCCGCCTCCGCGTCGACCAGACGTCGATGCAGCACTACGAGACTGGCGTCGTCGAAGACATCCGCGAAGACGCCCAGTCGTGGCAAAACTGGGAAGACGCCGTCCAGTCCGAGCGGATCGCAGGCACCGACGCCGACATCGAAGAAGAGACCGACGCAGCGCTCGGCCTGCTGCGGCTCCGGCACAACCCGATCGAGGCGCTGACCGGCGACTTCACCTCGCTCCTGCTTACCCTGTTCATCACCCTCTCTGGACTGGTGATCGTCGCGATGGCGGTCGGCGCCCACCTGTGGAGCCGGCGCCAGGACATCATCGAGCAGCGACGCCGCCGCAAGCTCGACGCCGAGCGGGCCGACCTCGAGGAGCAGCTCGACGCGATGGAGGCCCACGAGCGGCAAGCCGCGCTCGAGGGGCTCGACTGGAACGACATCTTCCCCGACGATGTCGCCCGCGCGTTCCGGGAGACCCTCGGCGAGACCGTGTTGGACGGGTGGTTGACGATCCAGCCGGCGCTCGACCCCGAGTATCTGCTTCGCGATCGGTTGCGTGCGATGAGCGACACCCACGTCGCCGTTCGCGAACCCGTTTCGGACGGTGGTGGAGAAAGTGAGTCAGACCGGACGTTTGAATGGGCATCTTGGCGGCTCGAACCCCGGGGATCGCGTCCCGAAAACCGGGCTTCAGAAGTCCGGGAGTTGGATGATCCCGATCAGGACGTGATCGAGGGCATCTCGCTCGACGATCCGGAGCTGGTCGCGTTCGATCTGTCCGAGCACGCCGATCGGGACTTCGAGATCGAAGTCGATGTCGACGAACTCGTGTCGCGACTCGATATCGACCTGCGTCGCGACTTCGACGAGGATCCAGAACTGGTCGCGAAGTACCTCACCGAGTTCCTGCAGTCGGTCCTCGATCACGACTACACCGATCGCGACGGTCGCGTCCGGCCGGTGCGACACGCCCTAAATCTGTGGCTACGAGCGCTGCGGCACATCGGCGAGCGGGAGGGCGTCCCGACCGCTCGGTATCAGGCCCAGCACGTCGAGATGCTGCTGCGAACCTACGACCGCGAAGAGGAGATTGCCGACTGGGTGGACCGGGTCGAACTCGGGCAGGTGCAGGAGTGATCGCGATGAAGGGCACCTACCACATCACCATCGAGACTGAGATTGATCCCAACCGTCTGGACGAGTGGTTGGATGCTAACGTGCCGGAAGAGAATCTCGTTGATGTCGACAGGGTTGACACCGACACAGCAAGCAGTTCGGGAGGAGAAAGATGATCCTGCAGGTCAACCCCTCGGTCCCGGCGATCACCACCGAGCAGTTCCTGGTGGGCGTGCTGCTGCTTGCGGCGGCGTTCGCGATCACGGCGGTCGTGGCGCTGCGGCTGCGGTACACCGGCCTCGACGACCACGAGGCGGAGGTCGTCGCCTCCGTTCGGCGCCAGCTCGCCGCCCGATCGCCGGGGACGGTGCGGATCAGCCGCGATGAGGACCTCGAGGCCCGTCGCGAGGACATCCGCCGGGCGTTCGACGCGACCGGCGCCGTCGAGGACGTGGTCACCCTCCGGCAGGCGTACCGCTCGATCCGCGCACAGGCCGGCGAGGCCGCCCGGCCGTACCTCGAGATCGTCCCGCGACCGGCACGACGGTTCGCAGCGCTGGCGGTGGTGGTGCTGGTGTTCGGCACCGTCGCCGTCGCGAGCGAGACGCTCTACCAGTGGCTGCTCGTCGAGACGCGGCCTCTGGCGCCCGAGGAGTGGCCCATGCTTGCGATCACGGAGTCGCAGGCAGCGCTGTCGATCCTGCAGGTGTGGATCGCAGCGACGCCCGTGATCGGCGCCACGGCCGAGTGGCTGTTCGTGATCGGCGTCCTCGTCGGCGAGTGGGTGTACCGCCGCCCGTGGCTCTTCGGCGTGCTGCTGCTCGCCGTCGCCGGTCGGATCGTGCGGTTCGATCGAGCCGGCGCCGAGCGGGTGGCGTTCCCGCTGCCGACGCCGACGCTGGTCGCGAAGCTCGCCGCCGGCATGATCGGCGCCGGATGGGTGGCGGCGATGCTCGTGATCGGCGCCGCACGGGTGGTCGCCGCCGCCGAGCCAGCCTACTGGGGCGCGCTGGTGCTGGTCGGCGTCGGCCTGTGGATCCTGGTGACCGCCGGCTACGCTGCAGTCCGGGCGGGGTCGGCGATCCTCGAATCGTACCGGCAGGCAGCCGACGACGACACCCGCGGTCGGCTGCTCGTCCGGCTGATCGGCATCGGCCTCGCCGTGATCGTGGCGCCGGTCGTCCCGGTCTGGGTCGTGGTCGCGATCGGGAGTCTGCCCGAGCTGGTGGGCGCCTTCCTCGTCGCCGAGACGGCTGTCCAACTGCTGGTCGTCCTCGTCGCGCTGGGAGTGGTCGCTGCCGGCGTCTACGTCGTCCGCGAGGCGACCGACGACGTGCAGGCAGCGCTGCGGGAAGTCCTCTCGAGGCGGGGCTGGCAGGCGGCCGTGTTCGGCCGCGCCGTCCCGCTGGGTCTGGTCGTCCTCGCGTACCTCCTCGCGCGTCCGTGGGGCTTCGGCCGGCCGGCGAGCGTCGTGATCGGCGTGGTCGTCGGGGTCGCTGCAGCTGGGCTGTGGCAGCTGTCGCTGCGGCTTCGCGATCGCGTCGAACTGTCCGAGGCCTCGAACGCGGCACACGAGGTCGTGGTCCACGCATATCGAGTTGAAACGAAGGGGTCATGTCAGCATCTCGCACGCATCAACGGAACGCTCGTCGCGGCGCCCGACCAGGAGGGGCCGGTCGATGCAGTCCTCGAGCAGTGCCGCGAGGCGTTCCGCGACGAACGCCGCCGGCCGACGGTGGGCTCGGCTCACGCCAGGATGCTCACCGAGGACGGTATCGTCGATCCAGCCGAAACAGAACGACGGCTCAGAGCCGAGGCACGAAGCTGGATTGAAGGGACAGTGCATCGGGAGTACGGCGTCGACTACGATCGACTTGCCGACCGTCTCGAGCGCCAGGTGCCGCCAGAGATCGCACAGGAGGAACTCGATCGGGCGCCGAAGAGCCCGACCACGCCAGTCCAGTATCGAAAGGGACTGTTAGTGCCATCGTCCTGACGGCTCTCAGTTTCACTTTCACCACGGCTGGCTCAGATCTTTTAGGGAGGTATGCGAAGAGCTAGATGGAACTTGGGGCCTGTCACACGCGTCCAAGTTCCCCCCTTTCCCACCCAATGTCGCAAGCAACTGCCTCCCTCGGCACCTGCCCGTTGTGCGGCACCAGAGTGAGCCGTGATGCAGTCCTCATCGAGTACGAGGTCGACGGCGATCCACGCCTGTTTGCAGAATGCCCGGAATGCGAGCAACCAGTCCGCCCGCAATAACCCGTTAATCGTCGGGTACTCGTAGTCATAGGAAGGTAGACCCATCGGTGGAGAGATTCACAAGCCATTGGAGGCGTTAATCTATACTCCTCTTGTTAGAATCGGTCTGTGAGATACAAAGCGTGAATGTTGCAGTCGAGAACAGTACTATCACCAGTGTGTCAGGACGTGAGTGATGTGTACAAGGGGCGAATACATCATCGAGGAACTTTGGATCGAGAGGGTCGGTCTTGGGTTACTATAGTTGAGTAAGGTCCCGGACTCAAGCTCATCTTATCAAGACTTCATCAGAAACCCGGTGAAAAATACAGCGCGAATGATGTATTTTCAATTGATAATCGAGGGCCCATACTGAAGCACGATACCGGGGAGAATTGCGCCAACGAAGATGAGGACCCCAACTAACACGGGAAACGGGAGCATAGTAAACGTGCTCAATCCGAAAAAAAGCGCCATAGCGGTGAACACGAAAACTGAAATTACCGCATTCTCTCGGGAGAAGAGAGGCTCACTTCGTATGATGATGACCATCGAAACAGCCAGTAGCACGAATATCGCCGCCGCTGCAGCGGTGAACACCCGCATTGAATCGATTGCGAGCCCGTAATACAGCCCAACACCAGCGATTACAAACGCCACACCGAGAGCTGAAAGGCCAGCTAACACTGCCGGTGATCGGTCAGTCTCGTCGTCGTTTGAGCCAGAGGGCATACTCCTCTATTGTCCTTCGAAGGGAAATACGCTCTGCCGCTGTGGTTTTGGATGGATGGCTCTGTTGAGATTCTTAGTAACTGACGTGTTTGGGTCGCTTTTGGTCAGTACATGGGAAGGAGGATTGCTTAATCCGGGGAAAATTATTATCGTGGCTCCCTGCTCGTTTTCATTAATGGTGTCTCTCCGAGAGGCGTCTCCCGAGGACGCAACAGCGATGGCGCGTATTCAATCAGAATCGCTTCGAGAGAACGCAGATGAGCACTACACAGACGAACAGCTTGCCCACTTGGCACCCGCTGAGCCAGGTGCTGAAGCGATTCCTGAGGATGAGTTCACCGACGATTCGTGTCGTCCAATCATTGCTGAATTGGATGGAAAGATAGTTGGCTGGGGGAGTGTCCATCTCGACGAGAACGTACTGGCCGCAACATTTGTTGATCCCGACTACAAAAGACAGGGAGTCGGGCGCACAATCGTTGAGGAACTCGAAACAATCGCTCGACGGGAAGGCGTAGAGGTGCTGATCGTTCCCGCGTCGCTAAACGCTGTTGGCTTCTACGAAACACTTGGATACGAGAAGCAGCGTGAAATTGATGCAAGTGGCCCCGACACACCCGAGATACCGAGTATTGAACTGGCAAAGCAACTGTCCTAAGTGCTCAATTCGAACACTTGACCAATCGGCTGATTCGAGTCTTTCTGGTCGAAACCGAACCTTGAGAAGTATTCAATGAGTCTCTCTTCTGTTGCTCCTTGGATTTCCTATTGCCGCCATTGGCAATCGAGATAATGTTGGATTTCTCCTCGTTGGTGAAGCAGTGAGATACATCGCACCATTTGGCGAATTGTTCGACATCATCGACGGTATTGCCGACTGATCCCTCAATCGTTCTCTCACGAAGCGCCATTCCCGCGCTGGCGTGCCCGAGTGTACCCATAGAGCAATCCGAGAATCGCGCCGATTATAACGATACCCGGGCCAGCGGAGAATTCGACGCCATCTGGCGTTCGACTGAACTCAAAAATAAACAGCGGTGAATCTGGAATACCCAAGAGTACCGATCCAACACCTAGTGCTGCCAATACGAACGGCACCAGCACCCCTACGATGAGTGCAACGATTAGGACGCTTCCGGCGAATCCCACGAGTAGATCCCAAACCACGGTTGCCGGAGCAGTGTCCCATCGGTCCAATCCCGGAGGGCCGTATATTTCGAGGCCGGTCGTGCTGTCGAGGACGCTCACCTCGGACGGATAACTGAGGAGTAGTAACGCCATCCACACGTCGCCGACAGCCCCACCAGCATTGAGTGCCAGCGGGACAGCCAACCATGGCCACTCAAAGAGGATCATAACCGGTATGCCGATCAGCGTCAACACCACCAGTGGAGCCAACGCTATCACCAGGAACTGATTGCGAGAAAACCGTGTCTCGGTCGTCGCAAATGCGTACGGGAAGACAAAGTACGCGACGCCCATCCCATATCGGGGCTGTCCGCCGTAGGCTTTGATAGCGATTCCGTGACAGAGTTCGTGAGGCACGATGACCAGCGCCATCACGGCGACGAGCGTTACAAATGAGAGCGCGAGGTTCCACCACCAGACGCTCTCGATCCCGATTCCCAGACTCAGCGACATCGCGGTGTCGTCCCCGGTCACGAGAAAATACAGGACAAGAAATCCGACGACCGAGATCAGGAATCCGATCGTACTCACAACAGTCCATTGGAGAACAAGTGAGCGTGACAGGCCGAACTGCGCCAGTAACTCCTCGTCAGGGTGATCGCTCACTATCGTCCCTCGTTAGCGTACGCTCTCAGCGTCTCGTATTGAATCTACTGACGCTACGGATGGAGTGCAGATTATTGAGGATTCTTCCTCAGCGCTTCGTGGACATCTTCAGCCTGCTCTCGGTCTTCAAATCTCAGTTGAAAGGTTCCGTCCCACTCACCTGTTGCGATCGCTTCAGCAAGCCCAGGGGCGACACCGAACGTCTGCTCGACTTCAACATCCCCTTCGATGGTGTAGGTGACGGATGCCTCTTCTGGTGTCTCTGCTGCACCAACGGTTTCAAACGCATCCGTTGCTTTGGCCGTCCCTTCGTCGGTGAGCTGAAAGGGAAGGACATACGCCGACTGTTCGTCCGGATCCTCAACCGAGCCGATAGACTCGATATCATCCACTGTAAAGAAGGACTCCTCACCCTCCGGGCCCGAAATTGTAAACGTCGCTTCGATCTCTGGTGCCGACTCTTCGTCATCGTCCGTGCTCTCTGGCCCTGATTCTTCGGTATCATCCGCATTGAACTGTGTACAGCCACTCGCAGCAATCACAGCGGTACCACTAAGGAGGGTAAGCATCTCTCGTCGAGGGACCTGTCTCATATAGTATGCGGAAGCCCCGGTGCCATGAAAAATTCCTCGAAGGTTCAAGTCAGTATTTGTGTTACAGAAGCCCATAGCCAGCTATGAACTGGCAAAGAGTATAGACAGTCACACGGGTGTTTAGAGCTATACGAGTAGTTGAGCTCCAAAGACGGTACTTCCCGAACGAGTCGAAACAGCGGTGTCTGAACGCCCTGAAATAGTCACTTCTTGTATGGTTCTACGCCGAACTCCCGTCATGACTGCAGAGTAACTGACTAGAGAAGCGATACACCGCTTCAGACGGACGATCTCACCCGCTTGTTGCCGCCTATCGAAGAGAGCAGTCGCTCACGGCGTGGCAGACTGGCCGTGGGCCGACCCCGGTCAGCCCGCGGCCACAGCCTGTGACGCCGGCACACCAACTCCATTCATCTTGAGTCTCCACCGACGCCGTAACTCTGCTTCCAGTTCGTGTCGAATCCAGTCGCAGAACGTCTTGAACGTGAACTCCTCGGGCAGGTCGCGCCCGCCCCGCCGCGGGCGGGCGACGACCGCCCATCGCAGCACCAACCACAGATTCTCCAGCAGCGCTGCAACGAGCATGATCGCAAACCGCACGACGGGATCACGTGTCGTCGTGATCCCTCGTGCTTGCCGAAGCAGTCGGTAGCTCGTTTCGATGCCTGATCGCTTTCTGTAGAGGCGTTCGACCTGCTTTGCTGATCGATCAGTCACGCCGCAAGCCACGTAGCCTCGGACAACCTCGCCGTGCTTGCCCCGATTACCGTTCTGGTAGGAAACAGCGACCGCGAGCGGGAAGCGCAGTTCCCGCTCGCTGTCCTTGTACATGCGGTAGGTCGTCATGTACGACTTGTGGACGTCGAGTTTGTCCTTCATCCGCTCACCCTTCTTGGGGACGTGAACGACCGTTGCAGCGATCTCACGAGACCGGCGGATGACGCGCTCGTTGTAGAAGCCGCTGTCGGCAAGCAAAAGATCGATCTCGAACGGATAGTTCTCGACGCGGGCGAGCACGCGCTCGACCGCGTCGGCCTCGTCTTCGTCGTTGCGGACGAACGTCATCGCCAGAGTCACCGGCTTTTCGTTTGAGACAACGTATGCCGTACAGTACCGATGGCACGTGGTCGTGCCATCTTTCGGAGCCATCGAGCAGAGTTCACCTTCATCGACGTAGTGATCACCGTGGTAGGGATTGTCGATGAAGTCGATGGAGACGATTCTCGACCCAGACCGGTCGAGAATCGTCATAGCAAGGCGTTTAAGCAGGAGGTTAGCGACGACTTCGAGCCACTCACGGTTGAGGGTGTGGAGCCACGTGAGGGTGGTGTCGTCACATGGCGTTCCGTCGGTGTCTTTGCAGGTTTCCCAGATCGAGGTCTCGTTGACGCAGGCTAATATGACGACGAGCCAGATGTCGCCGGGGTCGAGGGGGCTCCCCTCGACACCCGGCAACGGGAGTGGAGTGATGACTTCTTCCGCTACATCTTTGACGTCCGATGCCGAAAGATAACCGTCTGGTTCGGGGATCTTGAACACATCCAGAACCAGACACTTTCTCGTGGTTAATCCGACGATTCAATTCCACTGATTACGCCGGTTGGGAAGTACCGAGGAAGCGGATATCGACATCGCCCATCCGAAACACGACTATCTCGCACCCCATGGCGGTCGACGTGGGATGGGTGAGGTCCTCGTCCGGGCCTTCGGGTACACGGTCGCATCTCGATATCTCGACAACTCTGAGGAGATGGTCCGAGAGCGGTACTCACATATCGAGGCCGGCGAGTTGGGCGACGTGGCCACGGAGGCCCTTGAAGAAATTGATGATGTCGCGTAGATTTGAAATCTCCAGCAGATGAAGTAGACACCAGAGAGTCAGTCCTATGAATCGGACTGATGTCTTCGGCTTTGGAGACGCTCTAACAGGGGGAGTGAGTCGACGTGGTCAATATGAGCATGGGTGAGAAATACTGCGTTTATTTGTCCCTCATCGAGTCCCCTCAGATCAGGGAATCATCCCCCGTCACCTTGATTCAGTCCGACGTCGACGAGATACGTTCATCTCCGTCGCAGGCAAAAATGCAGGCGACGGAGGCGCACCCGTAGATGTGCGCTTGAATCGCGGGACGCTGAACGTGAGTGGGGAGTACGTGCCCCCTGCCTCTGTTGAGGCATAGAACGGGAGTCCACGCGAAAGTCTCGGGGTCGTTCGGAAGATCGGAGATCTTCCGTGATGACGAGAGACGGTGTCTCTCGAACCACTTGACACCGAGGCGATTTAC
The Halalkaliarchaeum desulfuricum DNA segment above includes these coding regions:
- a CDS encoding DUF7837 family putative zinc-binding protein; this translates as MSQATASLGTCPLCGTRVSRDAVLIEYEVDGDPRLFAECPECEQPVRPQ
- a CDS encoding GNAT family N-acetyltransferase, which gives rise to MVSLREASPEDATAMARIQSESLRENADEHYTDEQLAHLAPAEPGAEAIPEDEFTDDSCRPIIAELDGKIVGWGSVHLDENVLAATFVDPDYKRQGVGRTIVEELETIARREGVEVLIVPASLNAVGFYETLGYEKQREIDASGPDTPEIPSIELAKQLS
- a CDS encoding DUF3267 domain-containing protein yields the protein MSDHPDEELLAQFGLSRSLVLQWTVVSTIGFLISVVGFLVLYFLVTGDDTAMSLSLGIGIESVWWWNLALSFVTLVAVMALVIVPHELCHGIAIKAYGGQPRYGMGVAYFVFPYAFATTETRFSRNQFLVIALAPLVVLTLIGIPVMILFEWPWLAVPLALNAGGAVGDVWMALLLLSYPSEVSVLDSTTGLEIYGPPGLDRWDTAPATVVWDLLVGFAGSVLIVALIVGVLVPFVLAALGVGSVLLGIPDSPLFIFEFSRTPDGVEFSAGPGIVIIGAILGLLYGYTRARQRGNGAS
- a CDS encoding preprotein translocase subunit SecD family protein yields the protein MGFCNTNTDLNLRGIFHGTGASAYYMRQVPRREMLTLLSGTAVIAASGCTQFNADDTEESGPESTDDDEESAPEIEATFTISGPEGEESFFTVDDIESIGSVEDPDEQSAYVLPFQLTDEGTAKATDAFETVGAAETPEEASVTYTIEGDVEVEQTFGVAPGLAEAIATGEWDGTFQLRFEDREQAEDVHEALRKNPQ
- a CDS encoding ISH3 family transposase; the encoded protein is MFKIPEPDGYLSASDVKDVAEEVITPLPLPGVEGSPLDPGDIWLVVILACVNETSIWETCKDTDGTPCDDTTLTWLHTLNREWLEVVANLLLKRLAMTILDRSGSRIVSIDFIDNPYHGDHYVDEGELCSMAPKDGTTTCHRYCTAYVVSNEKPVTLAMTFVRNDEDEADAVERVLARVENYPFEIDLLLADSGFYNERVIRRSREIAATVVHVPKKGERMKDKLDVHKSYMTTYRMYKDSERELRFPLAVAVSYQNGNRGKHGEVVRGYVACGVTDRSAKQVERLYRKRSGIETSYRLLRQARGITTTRDPVVRFAIMLVAALLENLWLVLRWAVVARPRRGGRDLPEEFTFKTFCDWIRHELEAELRRRWRLKMNGVGVPASQAVAAG